The nucleotide window TAAGACTGCTATTACGGTTCTCAGGGGCGAATTTGTCGACACGGAAGATGAAGATGGTATTCCCGAACATAGACTCCAGTTTACTCCCTACGAGGATGCTTCTATTGTAAATTCTGCGGGATTACCCGTTGAACAGGAACGCCGGATTATTGCTTATTTAGAAAGTGATGCTCCGTTTGATTTTGCTGTTCGGAATGGAATCCCTTATGTCTTGTTTGCGAATAGTCAAAACGAAGATGGACTCACTCTTGTAAGTTATCGAGATTCACGATGGCTTTCTGTTGGTATCCCTGCTTTCATTAAGTCAAATAAAACGGTGAATTCGGCCAACTTGGCTTTTGGCTCAAATGGAACCCCCGCTGTTGTTGTACGGGCATCGGATAAAGAAACGAAAAGTCGCAGAAAGCATATTGTTCCAATGAAGTATGTATCGGCGGATGACGTTGATATAACTCTTTCTGGAATTCAGGTTACGGGTGCCGTGACAACAATTTCGTCCGAATTCCGTCAATACATTTTAAATTATTCGGCCAAGGTATTGTCGGATGACTCTGTCATTGAAATATCACCTGCCTTGATGGAACCGCTGGATGTAGCTTCTGTGCAGGTGCTTCATAACGGGAACCAGGTTTCCTATGAGGGTGTCAATTTCTTTGGTGCACTGATATCGTGGGTCGGTTCAATATTTTCTCCCGGATATAACTTCCAGGATTTGACAAGTGAAATTCATTTGGAACCTGGAGAGAACCGCATAGAAATAAATGTCATCGGGGCTAATGGCGTATCTTTGACTTATACGATAGACCTGTTTAGGGAGCACCCGACTGCGGATTCATCGGATAAAACATTGCAATATAGTGTCAGTACCAACAGCAATTTGATTCCTGTCGGCATAGCTTTGGATACGGCACTATATGTCAGTAGGGGGGATAGTTCGTATCGTAAATTCTGTATTCAGTTCCCGTTCGGCGTTCGTTTGTGGTTCAAGGGAACGACCTATTTCCGCAGCACCTGTGTTGATTTGGATTTCTCCAAGGCTTCAATCGATACGTTATTCCTGGAGGATGAATATGGAAATAAGCAAGTTATTTTCGTTGAAGATGACAACATTGCTGAAAACAAGAATGAAAGCGATGACGATAGTAGCGGAGTTGACGAAAATGAGAATATCCCTTTACCGTATAGGAATTTGTTAGGGCACAAGGTCTATGCTACAGGATATATGGCCCTTTATGATCGGGCTTCGATTTCTGCCGATGAAGTTGTCGGTGAAACGGTCGAGGTTTGCGCAGGAGCAAATGTTCTTGCACAGATGACTGTTGAAGGGGATGTCTTGTTACGGTCCAATTCAAATGTCGAGGATATTACTTTAGGTGGAAATCTGTATATGCAGGATGGTGCAACGCACGGACAAATTGAACATAGGGATGTCCATATTGCGGACATACCTGTAAATTATTTCGTTACAGGAATAACGGATTTTATCGTCGGTGTGAATGATTCGGCGACGATATCTTCTGGTGCATATAAGGATTTCCATGCCTATGCAAATTCGGAAATACATTTTGAGGAAGGGGAATATTATTTTGACTCCTTTGTCGTAGAACCTGATGTCAGGGTGTACTTTGATGGCCCTGTTCGTCTGTGGGTACAAAACGGTATCAGCATTGCTGACCGTGCGGGGCTCTACAATTCTCCTGGTGGAGCGGAAAATGTATTTCTTTATACGAATACTACTGACTTAATGTATTTCGGAGTCTATTCTGATTTTGCGTCCATTCTTGTCGCTCCGTTCGCATCCGTGAGCCTTGCTACTCAATCTAGGTGGGAAGGATTGATTTGGGCTAACAATCTATACGTACAGGCGGATGCCGTAATTGAATAGGAGTGAAAAAATGAAAAAGATACTAATTCTTCTATTCCTGATTGTCGGATATTCCTATGCCGATGTCTTTGCCCAACGATACAGCGATGGCAAAATTCATAGGGCGCTTCCCAGCTGGATAGATATGTCAGACGCGGAAGTTGTGCCTTTTTCGGTGAACGGGACTGTTCTCAGTCTTCCCGAAGCAAATCAATTTACATATATGTCGCGAACATATTCAAATCTTACCATTTTTGCCGATGGACGCATTTCTTTCGGAAATCTGACTAATGGTCTTGATAAGGACATCGAACCCTATCTACAGCCTATTTCTGCCGATGTCAACATGGGAAACTCTTTTAGATGGAGGTCCATCGTCGATGCGAATTCGAATTATCTTACCGTTGTAGAAATGGGGCCGTTTCTGTATAGGGGAAAATCCTATTCTGTCCAGTCGTCTTTCTTTATAGACGGTGAAATTCAGGTACAGCTATGGCAAAACGATGTTGCTCACGCCAAACCGGAATTGCTTAATTGGATGCGTCCGGTCTTGTATAACGGAACTGTAAAAACACGTCCGGAGAAGAAACAAGTGACCAGAATGGATGTCTATGGGCCGAATGGTTTGAGACCAGGATGGATAGCGAAATCATTTAACGGGGCCGGGGTTTCTATTACTGAACCAAACGGCATTGGGACTGGCCTTCTTGTGAATATGGGAACATTTTCGCAAGCTGGGGGACTCCTTGCTTATGATTATTCTAGAGAGTACCCCGTAGTTGGAGGAATCCGTAATATCGAAGTCAAGATGCTTAATCCGGTCGATGTTGACGATAGTCTTTGCATTTGGTATTTTGACGAATTTCAAGGAACCGTCTATGCAAATTATCCATCTATGAAGATGAACCAGACGATGGGGGTGTTTAGTCCCGAAGACTACACCTACCAGTGGGGTGGACCTTTCTATACATCGCTTTATGTAACTAGGCCTGCACCAGGTTTCAAGTTTCAACTGGCTTACCCGCAAAACCAGAATATGACATTTAGAATAGGCCGGATTGTATACAATCTAAAGCAACTCCCGTCAATCCAGTTTCTGCCACCTAAACCATATCAGTTGACTTTTTCGATTACGGGAAGTGGTCGTGTATCGATGAACTCCCCGTCGGGTACTTCTCCGTTTAGCCTGTACGAAGGTGAAAATGCTTCCGCTTCAATAATAGGCAAGGCCGGTTCGACGATAGAACGGATTACGGTGAATGGAAAAGTTGTTGTTCTCAATGGAGAAATTATTTCGAAAATGCCTCCCATAAATCCGTCTTTTAATGCAATGAGGGCCGCAAATGAATATGTAAAGTTTTTTAAGGTCTATGGAAACAAGCCGTATTCGAAGATTGATTTTGATATCACGGCCATGCATGAAAATGTGAATGTGGTCGTTGAATTTGCTCCCTGTGAGGCGAGGACGCTCGATGTCGTACCGGAAATGGTAAAGACCGATTCCTATCTTGATCCCGTCAACCAGTCAAATGCGAGAAAGTTTACATCGGCATTTTTCAAGGACGCCTTCGGTTCGACTGTGCAGAAGCTGGATTCTCTTGCTGACGGAAAGTATATTGTGTCAGCCGTATATAGTGACGCTCTCGGAAAAACAAAATATGAGCCGATGTCGTTTGTGCGTGATACGACTGCATTCGGGTATATGGATATGGCTTGCGAAGCCTGTGTGACCGCGGCGAATAATTATTACGACGGAACCGATTCTACAGACAAACCGAATGCGGAGAGTAATGCCTTTACGGAATTCGAACCGAGATATGGAAATACTTCCGGTTCCTTCGGAAGGAATGCGGGGATAGCGAGGCGTTCTTTTGAATATCAGCAGCAAGTCCAGGAATCCTACGGTTTGCCCGCTTCTGTTGCGACGGACTTTCTCTATTTGGATTATTTGAACGAAGACAATATATCGGATAATTTCAGGAAAAGAATCAAGAACCCGGGCGGAAAGCATTTGACGATATCTCGCGATGCTGAAGGGCGTTATACGCAAAGTGTAACGGATGAGAAAAACAGGACTGTATCGACATGGACATACGATGGCGAGAATGAACTCGTTGTCATGAACGAGTATGATGGCTATGACAGGTTAATTCGATCTTATCTTAGGGATTACCCTGCGTTTGCGGATACGATGAGCTATGATGCCATGGGTCGCCTGCTCTCGAAAAAATCCAATGACCGTGGCCTGGTGGAATATGCCTATGATTCCCTGGGAAATTTAAGGTTTACGAGAAACGCTCGCCAGAAGGCTTTGGGAAACAACTACTTTATGGCGAATGTATATGACGGCGAAGGGCGTGTTGTCGCAATCGGCGAAGTACATGGCGGTCATGACTTTGCTGCCCCAAATACGGCGATTGCTTCCGCAGCTCTTACTCCCATAGTCCGCACAGTTTACGGAAAGCCGACATCCGATACATTGACCCTATACGGGGTAAACCTGAACAGCTCGCTGCTTGGAAACATTCTGTCTCAGATGGACGGAATACGCGATTATGATGTCGGGGCTATCATTGCCTACGACGGTGAAGGTAATCCTGTATCTATAAAAATGAAGTCCTATGACCGCATTGGGCGCATGTCAAGACAGTGGGTCGTCTATCTGTTTGACGATGTTCCCGCGGTACAATTGTCCTATGTCTATAACTTGTCCGACGAACTGGCTTCTTCGACCTATTCGGAATGGAATGGAAGCGGTTGGACGCAAAAGTCAACAAGGACTAGAACTTACGACTACAAGGGTCGTCTCGTTGAAACACGCGAAGGCAATTCCATGTTGGCTAGCTATACGTACAGTGCAAATGGGAATGTTGTATCCAAACATTATTACGACGCGGGAGCAGAGGTGTTTGCAAAAACTGTTCGGCGCGATGTATACGGAAGACCCGTTGTACTAGACTATAGGAACGGCTCTACGGAGCTTTATTCTGAAAACATATCGTATGAAAATCCCTTGTCTGTGCGACAGTCAACCGTGGCAAGAGTGTGGGCTGATGCGGGAACTGTAGGCCGAGTTGTAGAAAATGCTGGCTATACCTATGACTATCTGGGCCGTCTGACGGAAATGTCCGGAACTAGAAATGCAAGTTATAGTTACGACGAACTTGGACGATTGACTGTCAAACACGAGGGATCTCAGGCTGTAGGGTATTACTATGGTTCTCAGAGCCATCAAGGGTATTATCGACCTTATGGTATGACAATTTCGGGTAGAAGCTATACCCCGTATGAGTATTATTCTTACGACGCTTCAGGAAATGTGTGGCTAGACCGTTATGCTCGTGCCGCCTACGAACTGGATGCCAGGGCCTTGCCGGAAAAAGTGCGGTTATATCCTGAAGTCCCATCGGGGATTTCGCTGGAAAATTTGGATGATTTCTCGTCTTCGGAATCGGGGCAAATTCACATGGCCTATGATGAAAACGGCCAGCGCGTCTATTTTAACTACAGTGACGGAAGTTCCGGTTACGGAGAAGCGACCCTGAGCGGTGTGGGCGTTTACCGCAAGGATGGAAGTGGGGATTATTCTCTTGTACGGGAGGATTTGATTGCTGGCGGCTACCGCAAAGATGGCGCAGCGTATTTCCCTGTGACAGATGTTCAGGGCAATATAAGGGGCTATGCAAATACATCTGGAGTCCAGAGCGCATACGCCTATTACCCATACGGAGCACTAATTGACTTGGCTCATGACGATGCTGAAGATTCAAGACGCTGGCAGGCCAAGGAATTTGATTCCTACATAAACAAGTATTACTTCGGTGCACGATTCTATGACCCGCTCTTTGGACTATGGCTTACGCCGGACCCTGCCGGACAGTTTGCGAACGCCTATACTTATGGCGGCGACCCGCTAAACTATATAGACCCAAACGGGGAAAGTGTGACTGCGGCCATCATTGTGGGGGCCGCTATAGGAGCCGCTATTGGCGGGACTGTTTCGGCGGTGAATTGTAGCGGAGCAAATGAAGTGGGATGTGGTAAAGCAATTGCACAGGGTGCCGCAGTAGGTGCCATTGCTGGAGCTGCTAGTGGAGGAGTCGGAAGCGCAGTAGGTGGTTTGGCAACGGGTGCTGCTGGAGTTCTTATGGAATCTGGTTCGGCGGCGGCCTTTGTTGGAGGTGCTGTTGGTGGTGCTGCAGGATCTGCTGCTGGTTATACATCAAGTTATTTTTTAAACAACGCTTTGGGGAATCGTTCCGAATGGAGTTGGTTGGGGTGGAATGGCTTTCTTGCACAAGTAGGCATTGGAGCGGTTTTAGGAGGAACGCTGAGTGAGATTCGCTTTCAAACAGATGTCAATTATCAATGGAGTGTTTATGAAGAAACATATAATTTTGGCAAACGTTTTGATTTCTTAAATCGAGTTGCTAATTATATAGGAAATGAAGAAGGCTTAGCCTCAGGAACGATATCTGTGGATATGACACAGGAATATTTTCGGGTAGAAAGTGCTACCAGCAAAACTGGATTTGTTGATGCGGAGGGAATGACTGATAATTTGGGCAATATAAAAATTGCGAAATCGGCCACCACATCAGCAGCAAATTTTTATGAAACAATTGCGCATGAAGGTCTTCACCAAAAATTTAATTATATGGGACCTGATAATATGAGACTGATGTTTAATAATAGTATTGATGCTGAAGAAGCTCTAGTAAGAGATCGTTTATTAGATCATAAGTTTAATAAATTCTGGCCTAATGAACGTGCGAAAGAAATCTCTGATTTAAAAACATTTATTGAAAGAAAATCAACAAGCAAACAAACTATAAAAACTTTAGAAACTTTTGGAAACCGAAGGCGCTTGTACAATATTCTTTTGGAGACGCAACGAAGATGACTTTTAGATTTCTTGTTGTAACCCTTTTAGTGATGAGTAGTTGTGCTGTTTTGAATGGTGACCGAAATCGTTGGAGTGTGAAAATTTTTTCAGAGAGAATAAAGGACTCGTTCCATAGCAGGTATACGTATGAACCAGGGGAAAAGTCTATTTTGCGCTATAATGTGTGTGAAGAAAAAATAGAGAATCGAATAATTTTATACCCTTGTTCTCTAGAATATATAACATTCAAAGAATATGTAGAAACTTTACAAATAAAAGCGAGTGGGGTTGGTGAGTTAAATGTTCTATTTTTTTATTATGCGGCACAAATGTATTATTTTCCCGAGGATTCAAGTTCTTCTTCCGTAAAATCCATTTATTCGTTTGCGTCTGAACGGGGACCTATTTATATAGATAATAATGGGGCGAAATTCGC belongs to Fibrobacter sp. UWP2 and includes:
- a CDS encoding RHS repeat domain-containing protein; the protein is MKKILILLFLIVGYSYADVFAQRYSDGKIHRALPSWIDMSDAEVVPFSVNGTVLSLPEANQFTYMSRTYSNLTIFADGRISFGNLTNGLDKDIEPYLQPISADVNMGNSFRWRSIVDANSNYLTVVEMGPFLYRGKSYSVQSSFFIDGEIQVQLWQNDVAHAKPELLNWMRPVLYNGTVKTRPEKKQVTRMDVYGPNGLRPGWIAKSFNGAGVSITEPNGIGTGLLVNMGTFSQAGGLLAYDYSREYPVVGGIRNIEVKMLNPVDVDDSLCIWYFDEFQGTVYANYPSMKMNQTMGVFSPEDYTYQWGGPFYTSLYVTRPAPGFKFQLAYPQNQNMTFRIGRIVYNLKQLPSIQFLPPKPYQLTFSITGSGRVSMNSPSGTSPFSLYEGENASASIIGKAGSTIERITVNGKVVVLNGEIISKMPPINPSFNAMRAANEYVKFFKVYGNKPYSKIDFDITAMHENVNVVVEFAPCEARTLDVVPEMVKTDSYLDPVNQSNARKFTSAFFKDAFGSTVQKLDSLADGKYIVSAVYSDALGKTKYEPMSFVRDTTAFGYMDMACEACVTAANNYYDGTDSTDKPNAESNAFTEFEPRYGNTSGSFGRNAGIARRSFEYQQQVQESYGLPASVATDFLYLDYLNEDNISDNFRKRIKNPGGKHLTISRDAEGRYTQSVTDEKNRTVSTWTYDGENELVVMNEYDGYDRLIRSYLRDYPAFADTMSYDAMGRLLSKKSNDRGLVEYAYDSLGNLRFTRNARQKALGNNYFMANVYDGEGRVVAIGEVHGGHDFAAPNTAIASAALTPIVRTVYGKPTSDTLTLYGVNLNSSLLGNILSQMDGIRDYDVGAIIAYDGEGNPVSIKMKSYDRIGRMSRQWVVYLFDDVPAVQLSYVYNLSDELASSTYSEWNGSGWTQKSTRTRTYDYKGRLVETREGNSMLASYTYSANGNVVSKHYYDAGAEVFAKTVRRDVYGRPVVLDYRNGSTELYSENISYENPLSVRQSTVARVWADAGTVGRVVENAGYTYDYLGRLTEMSGTRNASYSYDELGRLTVKHEGSQAVGYYYGSQSHQGYYRPYGMTISGRSYTPYEYYSYDASGNVWLDRYARAAYELDARALPEKVRLYPEVPSGISLENLDDFSSSESGQIHMAYDENGQRVYFNYSDGSSGYGEATLSGVGVYRKDGSGDYSLVREDLIAGGYRKDGAAYFPVTDVQGNIRGYANTSGVQSAYAYYPYGALIDLAHDDAEDSRRWQAKEFDSYINKYYFGARFYDPLFGLWLTPDPAGQFANAYTYGGDPLNYIDPNGESVTAAIIVGAAIGAAIGGTVSAVNCSGANEVGCGKAIAQGAAVGAIAGAASGGVGSAVGGLATGAAGVLMESGSAAAFVGGAVGGAAGSAAGYTSSYFLNNALGNRSEWSWLGWNGFLAQVGIGAVLGGTLSEIRFQTDVNYQWSVYEETYNFGKRFDFLNRVANYIGNEEGLASGTISVDMTQEYFRVESATSKTGFVDAEGMTDNLGNIKIAKSATTSAANFYETIAHEGLHQKFNYMGPDNMRLMFNNSIDAEEALVRDRLLDHKFNKFWPNERAKEISDLKTFIERKSTSKQTIKTLETFGNRRRLYNILLETQRR